One stretch of Bactrocera tryoni isolate S06 unplaced genomic scaffold, CSIRO_BtryS06_freeze2 scaffold_7, whole genome shotgun sequence DNA includes these proteins:
- the LOC120781377 gene encoding uncharacterized protein LOC120781377 isoform X2, whose protein sequence is MCQFVSIDLLVLGGYSVRRCASEMKKRNSVRRQAHWKLRFAILFLPLRNGSTLYCVNECQICSFKEFLIRYQTGKRNGQKMEHSKNKQTNPTQFEILINYMKTHSELSKGQLKTVDAKNVANNSWKELVRDLNAAVPPSRDALKWKKVWSVYKTHLKAKMRRNKLSISGIGGGPPRHCFLTPLEEQFSELLAMEISVSGISGTLEFRAAQLMQPSGSNITTDEFRQNEPTPVDEMPHCSRQRVAPQKKESLLNKQVDKMKKKKT, encoded by the exons atgtgtcagtTCGTGTCAATTGATCTACTAGTCCTGGGTGGTTACTCTGTAAGGCGTTGCGcaagtgaaatgaaaaaaagaaactcTGTAAGGCGACAAGCGCATTGGAAATTGCGTTTTGCGATCTTATTTTTACCCCTTCGCAATGGCAGCACTCTGTATTGCGTAAACGAGTGTCAAATCTGTTCgtttaaagaatttttgattCGATATCAAACTGGAAAGCGCAACGGAcaaaaaat ggaacattctaaaaataaacaaacaaacccaacacaattcgaaattttaattaattatatgaaaacaCATTCGGAACTTTCCAAAGGACAACTGAAAACTGTGGACgcgaaaaatgttgcaaataattCATGGAAAGAGTTGGTACGTGACCTTAATGCTGCGGTGCCACCATCGCGCGATGCTTTAAAatggaaaaag gtTTGGTCGGTTTATAAAACccatttgaaagcaaaaatgcgGCGAAACAAACTAAGTATCTCTGGAATTGGTGGTGGTCCTCCAAGGCATTGCTTCTTAACACCGTTGGAGGAGCAGTTTAGTGAGCTTCTGGCAATGGAAATATCCGTCAGTGGAATAAGCGGCACCTTAGAATTTCGTGCAGCACAGTTAATGCAACCAAGTGGGTCAAACATCACAACCGACGAATTCCGACAGAATGAACCAACGCCAGTGGATGAAATGCCACATTGTTCACGTCAAAGAGTCGCTCCGCAAAAGAAAGAGAGCCTTTTAAATAAGCAGGtggataaaatgaaaaaaaaaaaaacataa